In the Blautia coccoides genome, TCATTCATCTTGAGCATCTTTTTTTCCACAGTATCGATTTTATTGCTGCACTGCTTCAAAAGCTCCATGCCCTGCTGGTACATGGTAAAGGAGTCTTCCAGGGAAATCTCCCTGCTCTCCAGTTTCTCCACAATGCTATCCAGTTCTTTTAGGGATTCTTCTATGGTCTTTTCTTCTGCTTCTTTTTTTGCCGCCAAATATCACACCTCCTCAAAACCGGTTTGTCTGCCTCTGCCTAAAGCCTGCGTATAGGAAACATCCGCGGCGATACAGCCGTCGCTTACCTGGATATACAGAGTATCGTCGGCCTTTACCTGCTCTATGCTGGTCACTGCGTGGTGTTCTGTATTCTCCA is a window encoding:
- the xseB gene encoding exodeoxyribonuclease VII small subunit; this encodes MAAKKEAEEKTIEESLKELDSIVEKLESREISLEDSFTMYQQGMELLKQCSNKIDTVEKKMLKMNENGELSEF